Within the Crocosphaera sp. UHCC 0190 genome, the region TTCTATTTTTTTTGCAAAACATAATGCAAAACATAATATTTTAAATGATAAAGATCCAGAACTAATCAATACTTATATTTCAATAAGAGATCATGTCGAAGATTTAATAAAACTATTACAGGGAATTCCTGCGACTAAAGAAATCCATCGATATTATAAGTTAGATTATTCCCCATCTAATGATTTAGAGAAAGCGATGAGATGGTTTTATTTGAATCGGACTTCTTATTCTGGAATTATGAAACAAGCTAAGTAGTCGGACATAAATAAGCAGCACTGTGTTAACTTATGTTAAGATTTTTCAGGCGATCGCTAAAAAAAATTCCAAAAGTATGTTAATAGAGTTAGTCAAGAAATAGATCAAATAATGTCATCTCCTCCTTTAAGAGTATTTTTAACATCTGAGCAAGAAAGAACCCTATTTGAGTTAAGTA harbors:
- a CDS encoding DNA adenine methylase, whose amino-acid sequence is MSKNQVRKLSNSPFRYPGGKFYARKLILPCLPKHHKYCEPFVGGGSIFFAKHNAKHNILNDKDPELINTYISIRDHVEDLIKLLQGIPATKEIHRYYKLDYSPSNDLEKAMRWFYLNRTSYSGIMKQAK